A genomic stretch from Bacteroidota bacterium includes:
- a CDS encoding FAD-binding oxidoreductase: MHTQLSYWEYDRWLGPADVVVAGSGIVGLNAAIRLRELHPQWRVVVAERGALPSGASTKNAGFACFGSITELADDLTHTPEDELMALAERRLRGLSLLRSRLGDTAINYEPLGGYEVFESKAGFEQYAPFIERFNNLFRKITGLKHTYINADEQIAGFGLGGVKHLIKNVAEGQINTGCMMEALIAKAQAAGVQIVTGLHITRFTETSHGLLLHTENGYEIHTQQLVVCTNGFAKQLLPELEVNPARAQVLITEPIENLRINGSFHYDRGYYYFRNVGNRVLFGGGRNLDFAAETTTAHSLTPLIQNRLNQLLRDVILPGTPHKVAMRWAGTMGIGSVKKPVVKLISPRVACAVRMGGMGVALGSLVGDEVAEMIVNA; this comes from the coding sequence ATGCACACACAGTTAAGTTATTGGGAATACGACCGCTGGTTGGGCCCGGCCGATGTGGTGGTGGCAGGCAGCGGCATTGTGGGCCTCAATGCCGCCATACGGCTTCGCGAACTTCATCCGCAATGGCGCGTAGTGGTGGCCGAACGTGGTGCACTTCCTTCGGGCGCCAGTACAAAAAACGCCGGTTTTGCCTGCTTTGGAAGCATTACCGAACTGGCCGATGATCTTACCCATACGCCCGAAGATGAACTCATGGCACTTGCCGAACGGCGCCTGCGCGGACTAAGCCTCCTGCGCAGCCGGCTGGGCGATACAGCCATAAATTACGAACCACTGGGCGGCTACGAAGTATTTGAAAGCAAAGCCGGTTTTGAGCAGTATGCCCCGTTTATTGAACGTTTCAACAACCTGTTCCGCAAAATCACCGGCCTGAAACACACCTACATAAATGCCGATGAGCAGATTGCCGGCTTCGGGCTGGGCGGCGTAAAACACCTCATCAAAAACGTGGCCGAAGGACAGATAAACACCGGCTGCATGATGGAAGCATTAATTGCCAAAGCGCAGGCGGCAGGCGTGCAAATTGTAACCGGCCTGCACATTACCCGTTTCACCGAAACCAGCCACGGCCTGCTGCTCCATACCGAAAACGGCTACGAAATACACACGCAGCAGCTGGTGGTATGCACCAACGGTTTTGCCAAACAGCTTTTGCCCGAACTCGAAGTAAATCCGGCCCGCGCACAGGTACTCATTACCGAACCCATCGAAAACCTGCGCATTAACGGCTCGTTTCACTATGACCGGGGCTACTACTATTTCCGCAACGTGGGCAACCGTGTGCTCTTTGGCGGTGGCCGCAACTTAGACTTTGCGGCCGAAACCACCACCGCCCACAGCCTCACACCCCTCATCCAAAACCGCCTCAACCAGCTGCTGCGCGATGTGATTTTACCCGGCACGCCGCACAAAGTAGCTATGCGCTGGGCGGGCACCATGGGCATTGGCAGTGTTAAAAAACCTGTTGTCAAACTCATTTCACCACGCGTAGCCTGCGCCGTGCGCATGGGCGGCATGGGTGTGGCGCTCGGCAGCCTCGTGGGCGATGAGGTGGCGGAAATGATTGTAAATGCGTAA
- a CDS encoding GNAT family N-acetyltransferase, whose protein sequence is MFEHEKEAKPLPGYLSSLLQKKDMLFMAAILNNQTLAGGLTFHLLSSVYSEKPEVYIYDFGINPNYQRMGIGTKLLNDLKEYCIEKNYGTIFVQAEAVDEHALNFYRKNRGDENAVRHFSFKLSFQKK, encoded by the coding sequence GTGTTTGAGCATGAAAAAGAAGCAAAACCATTACCCGGATACCTGAGCTCACTACTTCAAAAAAAAGATATGTTATTTATGGCAGCCATTCTCAATAATCAAACACTGGCGGGCGGTTTAACCTTTCATCTTTTATCTTCTGTTTATTCCGAAAAACCGGAAGTATATATTTATGATTTCGGAATTAATCCCAACTATCAGCGCATGGGAATTGGCACAAAATTATTGAATGATTTAAAAGAATATTGCATTGAAAAAAACTATGGAACCATTTTCGTTCAGGCCGAAGCGGTTGATGAACATGCACTGAATTTTTACCGGAAAAACAGAGGCGACGAAAACGCTGTGCGGCACTTTAGTTTTAAACTATCTTTTCAAAAAAAATAA
- a CDS encoding nitronate monooxygenase produces the protein MANRITSLFGIEYPLIQAGMIWCSGWELASAVSNAGGLGLLGSGSMYPDVLREQIRKCKAATSKPFGVNVPLLYPDIDKHIQIIIEEGVKIVFTSAGNPKTWTAHLKQHGITVVHVVANAKFAQKAADAGVDAIVAEGFEAGGHNGREETTTMVLIPLVRAAVSIPVIAAGGIATGRQMLAAMALGADAVQIGSRFVATPESSAHQNFKQAVITTNEGDTLLTLKQLVPVRLIRNKFCKEVEAAEARGASPDELKELLGRARAKKGMFEGDMEEGELEIGQVSAMMREIKPAAEVVKEIVEEFGRVKKEIAGV, from the coding sequence ATGGCAAATCGCATTACTTCACTTTTTGGTATCGAATACCCGCTCATTCAGGCCGGTATGATCTGGTGCAGCGGCTGGGAACTGGCTTCGGCAGTGAGTAATGCGGGCGGACTGGGCCTGCTTGGCTCAGGCTCCATGTATCCCGATGTGCTGCGCGAACAAATACGGAAATGCAAGGCGGCCACATCCAAACCTTTTGGCGTAAACGTACCACTGCTTTACCCTGATATTGATAAACATATTCAGATTATTATTGAAGAAGGGGTAAAGATTGTATTCACCTCGGCCGGGAATCCGAAAACATGGACAGCCCACCTGAAACAGCATGGTATAACCGTGGTGCACGTGGTGGCCAACGCCAAATTTGCGCAGAAAGCCGCCGATGCCGGTGTGGATGCCATTGTGGCCGAAGGTTTTGAAGCCGGCGGACACAACGGACGCGAAGAAACCACCACCATGGTGCTAATTCCGCTGGTACGCGCGGCGGTGAGCATACCGGTTATTGCCGCCGGAGGAATTGCTACCGGCCGACAAATGCTGGCCGCCATGGCGCTTGGTGCTGATGCGGTGCAAATTGGTTCACGTTTCGTAGCCACCCCCGAATCTTCGGCGCATCAGAATTTTAAGCAGGCGGTAATTACCACAAATGAAGGCGATACACTGCTCACGCTCAAACAGCTTGTACCCGTGCGCCTGATCCGCAATAAATTCTGCAAGGAAGTAGAAGCCGCCGAAGCCCGCGGCGCATCGCCCGACGAGTTGAAAGAACTGCTGGGCCGCGCGCGCGCCAAAAAAGGCATGTTTGAAGGCGATATGGAAGAAGGCGAACTGGAAATAGGGCAGGTGAGCGCCATGATGCGCGAAATAAAACCGGCTGCTGAAGTGGTGAAGGAAATTGTGGAGGAGTTTGGAAGGGTGAAAAAGGAAATTGCGGGAGTGTGA
- a CDS encoding outer membrane beta-barrel protein — MRKLILLAAVLAAPLLSRAQYYWEYGGGVGAANLLGEMGGDELTRRDFVADMKLNQTRQAANGFVRYKLTPIFSIKGGINYMTVRGADSLSSNIGRNTRNLNFRNHMFEAYGEFQWFFFEINDLGRTYRYKDNFRAYIGAGIGALYHNPQAYYQGDWVNLRPLTTEGRRYTAVTMTLPVSGGFYFTINKHYRIGWNLTWRTTFSDYLDDVSDKYVDPSLLPSPLAVSLANRAIVNDADPAAFYSHAPGQKRGDPTHRDALLCSNVEFSYVYRGKSSIYKSKYSSIFKGQKYKKRKVRAKF; from the coding sequence ATGCGTAAACTCATCCTTCTGGCGGCAGTGCTTGCGGCTCCCCTGCTTTCGCGGGCACAGTACTACTGGGAATATGGCGGCGGTGTTGGCGCAGCTAACCTGCTGGGCGAAATGGGCGGCGATGAACTTACCCGCCGTGATTTTGTGGCCGATATGAAGCTGAATCAGACGCGGCAGGCCGCAAACGGCTTTGTGCGCTACAAACTCACGCCTATCTTCTCCATTAAAGGCGGTATCAATTACATGACCGTGCGCGGTGCCGATAGTCTTTCAAGCAACATAGGCCGCAATACCCGCAACCTCAACTTCCGGAACCACATGTTTGAGGCTTACGGCGAATTTCAGTGGTTTTTCTTCGAAATCAACGACCTGGGCCGCACATACCGTTATAAAGATAATTTCCGCGCCTACATTGGTGCCGGTATCGGTGCGCTTTACCACAATCCGCAAGCCTATTATCAGGGCGACTGGGTTAACCTCAGGCCGCTTACCACCGAGGGAAGACGCTACACCGCAGTAACCATGACGCTGCCTGTTTCCGGCGGGTTTTACTTTACCATCAACAAACACTACCGCATTGGCTGGAACCTGACCTGGCGCACCACATTCAGCGATTACCTTGATGATGTGAGCGATAAATATGTGGATCCGTCACTGCTGCCCAGTCCGCTGGCAGTATCGCTGGCAAACCGGGCCATTGTAAATGATGCAGATCCTGCGGCATTTTACAGCCATGCACCGGGCCAGAAACGCGGCGACCCCACACACCGCGACGCCTTGCTTTGTTCGAATGTAGAGTTCAGCTATGTGTATCGCGGCAAAAGCTCAATTTACAAATCAAAATACAGCAGTATTTTCAAAGGGCAGAAGTACAAAAAGCGTAAAGTGCGCGCCAAGTTCTGA
- a CDS encoding glycosyltransferase: MKISVITACYNSSGTIADTLRSVTSQTYSDIEYIIIDGASTDSTLSIVEHYKHRITRIESGRDGGIYFALNKGLSLATGDIIAFLHADDVFAHHDVLTHVAAEFARSGADSVYGDLNYVDRNDLNRVIRRWKSGRYSPGLFHKGWMPPHPSFFLRRSCYERHGNFNTAFRTAADYELMLRMLHVHKVSVSYLPEVLVLMRTGGVSNASLRNRIKANREDRRAWDVNGVKPGLLTLIRKPLSKLKQFLSK, encoded by the coding sequence ATGAAAATTTCTGTCATAACAGCCTGTTACAACAGCTCCGGAACCATAGCCGACACGCTGCGCTCGGTTACCTCGCAAACCTATTCCGATATTGAATACATCATTATCGACGGCGCTTCAACCGATTCAACGCTTTCCATTGTAGAACACTACAAACACCGCATTACCCGTATCGAATCGGGCCGTGATGGCGGTATTTATTTTGCGCTCAACAAAGGGCTCTCGCTGGCTACCGGCGATATTATCGCTTTTCTGCACGCTGATGATGTATTTGCCCACCACGATGTACTTACCCATGTGGCGGCCGAGTTTGCCCGTAGCGGCGCCGATAGCGTATATGGCGATCTGAATTATGTGGACCGCAACGATCTGAACCGGGTAATCCGCCGCTGGAAATCGGGGCGTTATTCGCCGGGGCTTTTCCACAAAGGCTGGATGCCTCCGCATCCTTCTTTTTTCCTGCGCCGCAGCTGTTATGAAAGACACGGCAATTTCAACACCGCTTTCCGCACCGCTGCCGATTATGAACTTATGCTGCGCATGCTGCATGTGCATAAAGTAAGCGTGAGCTACCTGCCCGAAGTGCTTGTGCTTATGCGTACCGGCGGGGTCAGTAATGCCAGCCTTCGCAACCGCATCAAAGCCAACCGCGAAGATCGCCGTGCGTGGGATGTAAACGGTGTAAAGCCCGGCTTATTAACACTCATCCGCAAGCCGCTTTCCAAACTCAAACAATTCTTAAGTAAATAA
- the wcaF gene encoding colanic acid biosynthesis acetyltransferase WcaF, with product MSPGRTDLSTFSNPEYNPGASFIKRGIWHLVSASFFQSRFPVNGIKVFLLKLFGARIGPGLVIKPSVNIKSPWLLKAGAHCWIGEHVWIDNLVPVSLGDNCCLSQGAMLLTGNHNYKKSTFDLITGEIHLEDGVWIGAKAVVCPGVKCRSHALLTVGSVATSTLEAYSIYQGNPAQKVRERVVTNAENQNRPL from the coding sequence ATGTCACCCGGACGCACCGACCTTTCCACGTTCAGCAATCCCGAATACAATCCCGGCGCATCGTTTATCAAACGAGGCATCTGGCATTTGGTAAGCGCCTCGTTTTTTCAGTCGCGTTTTCCGGTAAACGGGATTAAAGTTTTTTTGCTGAAACTGTTTGGAGCGCGCATCGGGCCGGGTTTGGTCATTAAACCATCGGTAAATATCAAATCGCCGTGGTTGCTGAAAGCGGGTGCGCATTGCTGGATTGGTGAACATGTGTGGATTGATAATCTTGTGCCGGTTTCGCTTGGCGATAATTGCTGTCTTTCGCAGGGTGCAATGCTGCTCACCGGAAATCACAATTACAAAAAATCCACATTCGATTTGATCACCGGCGAAATTCATCTTGAAGATGGTGTGTGGATAGGAGCCAAAGCCGTGGTTTGTCCGGGCGTAAAATGCCGTTCGCATGCCTTGCTCACCGTGGGTTCGGTAGCCACATCCACACTCGAAGCATACAGCATCTATCAGGGCAATCCGGCGCAGAAAGTGCGTGAGCGGGTGGTGACAAATGCAGAAAATCAAAACAGGCCGTTATGA
- a CDS encoding sulfotransferase family 2 domain-containing protein has product MPRPDHLIFLHVQKTAGTTLHNVIRRHYRRSEMLTFYNVPMALKFTQLPQEKRNQYKVLKGHQPFGLHAFFSKGTTEYITLLREPVDRVISHYYHFGSDEEHPFHTEFHREKYSMIQLLESGKIPNLNNCMVRLYSGEYDRAYDACDEGMLEKALKNLESMALVGLQHEFDIFLLQAALRYHWSFPYYSKRRVSKTRIQTQTLDAATRQCITHYNKLDIALYRIMKPRIEAMQAGLGNEFYQQLERFKRRNAVAGKFLNIYNNLSRAK; this is encoded by the coding sequence ATGCCGCGACCCGATCACCTGATATTTTTGCATGTTCAGAAAACAGCCGGCACCACACTGCACAACGTAATAAGGCGACATTACAGGCGTTCGGAAATGCTTACGTTTTATAATGTGCCGATGGCGCTGAAGTTTACGCAACTCCCGCAGGAAAAACGTAATCAATACAAAGTATTAAAAGGGCATCAGCCTTTTGGCCTTCATGCTTTTTTCAGTAAGGGAACTACAGAATACATTACGCTGCTGCGCGAGCCGGTGGACAGGGTGATTTCGCATTATTACCATTTTGGGAGTGACGAAGAGCATCCGTTTCATACCGAGTTTCACCGCGAAAAATACAGTATGATTCAATTGCTTGAAAGCGGTAAAATACCTAACCTGAACAACTGCATGGTACGCCTGTATTCAGGCGAGTATGACAGGGCGTATGATGCCTGCGATGAAGGTATGCTTGAAAAAGCATTGAAAAATCTTGAATCAATGGCGCTGGTGGGCTTACAGCATGAGTTTGATATTTTTCTGTTGCAGGCGGCCTTACGCTACCACTGGTCTTTTCCGTATTACAGCAAGCGCCGTGTTTCAAAAACACGCATACAAACCCAAACGCTTGATGCAGCCACACGCCAATGCATTACGCACTACAATAAGCTCGACATTGCGCTTTACCGTATTATGAAACCGCGTATTGAAGCCATGCAGGCGGGCCTGGGGAATGAATTTTACCAACAGCTTGAGCGATTTAAACGCCGTAATGCGGTGGCCGGGAAATTTCTGAATATCTATAACAACCTGAGCCGGGCAAAATGA
- a CDS encoding sulfotransferase, with amino-acid sequence MSSENYNRNVLRAEGLIPPPGLRLRLTAEQRMLPSFFIIGVQKGGTSAMSEYLSAHPQLVRPQRKDIYFFNNAENYAKGMRWYRAHFAHPFYSLLKQWRTGTKVKTTFDATPNYFAAPGAAERLHTFFPDAKLVLLLRNPVQRAWSNWRMNRRHGFEPLGFEEALQAEHARIAAEDRYAVDHGTHSYVRQRMGYRTNGVYVNFMREWLQYFPAGRFFICTTEEMEADTARVYQALTDFLELDRFNGVQFIRHNEGGERDKMPQQVYEELSRFFAPHNRELEQLLGRKMNWEE; translated from the coding sequence ATGAGCAGCGAAAATTACAACCGCAACGTGCTTCGGGCTGAGGGTTTAATTCCACCACCCGGCCTGCGCTTACGGCTTACGGCCGAACAACGTATGCTGCCTTCGTTTTTTATTATTGGTGTGCAGAAAGGCGGCACATCGGCCATGAGCGAATACCTCAGTGCGCACCCGCAATTGGTAAGGCCGCAACGCAAAGACATTTACTTCTTTAACAATGCGGAGAATTACGCAAAAGGCATGCGCTGGTACCGCGCGCATTTTGCGCATCCGTTTTACAGCCTGCTGAAACAATGGCGCACCGGTACAAAAGTGAAAACCACTTTTGATGCCACGCCAAACTACTTTGCGGCACCGGGTGCAGCAGAAAGGCTGCATACATTTTTTCCGGATGCAAAACTTGTACTGCTGCTGCGCAACCCGGTACAGCGCGCCTGGAGCAACTGGCGTATGAACCGCCGCCACGGCTTCGAACCGCTGGGCTTTGAAGAAGCATTGCAGGCCGAACACGCCCGCATAGCCGCCGAAGACCGGTATGCTGTCGATCATGGCACGCACTCTTACGTGCGGCAGCGCATGGGTTACCGCACCAATGGCGTGTACGTAAACTTTATGCGCGAATGGCTGCAATACTTCCCGGCGGGCCGCTTTTTCATTTGCACCACCGAAGAAATGGAAGCTGATACAGCCCGCGTGTATCAGGCACTTACCGACTTTCTCGAACTCGATCGTTTTAACGGTGTGCAATTCATTCGCCACAACGAAGGCGGCGAACGCGATAAAATGCCGCAGCAGGTGTACGAAGAACTCAGCCGTTTTTTTGCCCCGCACAACCGCGAGCTGGAACAACTGCTTGGCCGCAAAATGAACTGGGAGGAATAA
- a CDS encoding SGNH/GDSL hydrolase family protein, whose amino-acid sequence MLNRIFPPPAATSNDRFTAGTFLLVLAQVAVLFGIIGYWEIERQSGLTLVLPWAAAGFVLHALMPLRFRAAFFVLLTVAALIWLAGPLSGMLVAAAILVLLGIGHLPLGWGIRVALQLGAGAVMTALHMQLVYAPRLNIAAGIAGLFVMFRLILYMYELKHEQKKAGVWERLSYFFMLPNLCFPLFPIIDYKTWLRCRYAEPLPEIWRSGIRKILRGCVHLIIYRIIYTHLVPSPATLHGPLELAAYIATAYLLVLRMSGVFYIALGMLHLFGYSLPPVFDNFFLISGFGQIWRRINIYWKDFVTKLVYYPLWFRLRKVNGINAVFVTGIITFFVTWQLHSWQWFWVLGRFPFSLMDAIYWLTLGVVITWSLVKAAQPQTESREAGWTLRGALIKVLRIAGIFLFMSVLWSFWNSKSVSGWLYLMTHALNGTAADYLLLAGCVAGLLALGVLAHYVVYRTGFDNNKPMRVGYTALAVCVAGGILLVPLHNSVQTMLPPAVKQFIATLQHTQLNRYDRENAEQGYYEQLLEDPTRSNPFQRRIFVKGKPGSDKITQPDNSILQRKLRPNSKLAQDGYTISINRWGMRDKDYPLEKPAGTFRIALLGGSYEMGTGVSDGQNYESLLEEMLNNKDSTIKASQHIEILNFAVPGYHALQHAWQAKHEIWRFQPDMVIYVAHSEDPRRLNGFFASLVSNGVPLQYQFLEEIKDKSGAAQTQSRDEIRNRMLPYNDTLLGWAYSEMAMQCIFHNTPIVWLYLPATADEVNIAERNRMQQQAQNLGFITVVLQNPYGNTPREALQIGNGDTHPNAKGHQLIARAVYAKISGNNIPGIPLYSTSGQFVPAPGNQYLSK is encoded by the coding sequence ATGCTGAACCGCATTTTCCCGCCACCCGCCGCCACTTCAAACGACCGCTTTACCGCGGGCACGTTTCTGCTTGTGCTGGCGCAGGTGGCTGTGCTGTTTGGCATTATCGGGTACTGGGAAATTGAGCGGCAGAGCGGCCTTACACTGGTGCTTCCCTGGGCGGCGGCCGGTTTTGTGCTGCATGCCTTGATGCCGTTGCGCTTTCGTGCTGCATTTTTTGTGCTGCTCACAGTGGCCGCATTAATCTGGCTGGCCGGACCACTGAGCGGTATGCTGGTAGCCGCAGCTATTCTTGTGCTGCTCGGCATTGGTCATTTGCCGCTGGGCTGGGGCATTCGTGTAGCGTTGCAGCTTGGTGCAGGTGCGGTTATGACGGCGCTGCACATGCAGCTTGTGTATGCACCGCGACTGAACATTGCCGCCGGTATTGCCGGTTTATTTGTCATGTTCAGGCTCATACTTTATATGTATGAACTGAAGCACGAGCAGAAAAAAGCCGGCGTGTGGGAACGGCTTTCGTACTTTTTCATGCTGCCCAACCTTTGCTTCCCGCTTTTCCCGATTATCGACTACAAAACCTGGCTGCGCTGCCGCTATGCCGAACCCTTGCCCGAAATCTGGCGCAGCGGTATTCGCAAAATACTGCGCGGCTGCGTACACCTGATCATCTACCGTATCATTTACACACATCTTGTACCCTCGCCCGCCACACTGCACGGGCCGCTTGAACTGGCCGCTTACATTGCCACGGCTTACCTGCTGGTACTACGCATGAGCGGTGTGTTTTACATTGCGCTGGGCATGCTGCATTTGTTTGGCTACAGCCTGCCGCCGGTGTTTGATAATTTCTTTCTCATTTCGGGCTTCGGGCAAATCTGGCGCAGGATAAATATTTACTGGAAGGATTTTGTGACCAAACTGGTGTATTATCCGCTCTGGTTCAGGCTGCGGAAAGTGAACGGAATTAATGCGGTGTTTGTAACCGGCATCATTACCTTTTTTGTGACCTGGCAGCTGCACTCGTGGCAATGGTTCTGGGTGCTGGGGCGGTTTCCGTTTTCGCTTATGGATGCTATTTACTGGCTCACGCTGGGTGTGGTAATTACGTGGAGTCTGGTAAAAGCTGCGCAGCCGCAGACCGAAAGCCGCGAAGCCGGCTGGACACTGCGCGGGGCGCTGATCAAGGTGCTGCGCATAGCAGGAATATTTCTGTTTATGAGTGTGCTTTGGTCGTTCTGGAACAGCAAAAGTGTATCAGGCTGGCTGTATCTGATGACACATGCGTTGAACGGTACTGCGGCCGATTATCTGTTGCTGGCGGGTTGCGTGGCGGGTTTGCTTGCGTTGGGTGTACTTGCGCATTATGTGGTTTACCGCACCGGGTTTGACAATAACAAACCCATGCGTGTAGGCTATACGGCATTAGCGGTGTGTGTGGCGGGGGGGATATTGCTTGTTCCGTTGCACAATTCAGTACAAACTATGCTCCCGCCGGCGGTAAAACAGTTTATTGCCACGCTGCAGCACACCCAGCTAAACCGCTACGACCGCGAAAATGCCGAGCAGGGTTACTATGAACAATTGCTCGAAGATCCCACGCGCAGCAATCCGTTTCAGCGCCGCATTTTTGTGAAAGGCAAACCCGGCAGCGATAAAATTACCCAGCCCGACAACAGCATTCTGCAACGTAAGCTGCGCCCAAATTCAAAGCTGGCACAGGATGGTTACACCATCAGCATAAACCGCTGGGGCATGCGCGATAAAGATTATCCGCTCGAAAAACCTGCCGGTACTTTCCGCATTGCCCTGCTGGGCGGCTCTTATGAAATGGGCACAGGCGTGAGCGACGGGCAGAACTACGAAAGCCTGCTCGAAGAAATGCTGAATAACAAAGACAGCACAATTAAAGCCTCCCAACACATCGAAATTCTCAATTTTGCCGTGCCCGGTTATCACGCCCTGCAACATGCCTGGCAAGCCAAACACGAAATCTGGCGCTTCCAGCCCGATATGGTGATCTACGTGGCACACTCCGAAGACCCGCGCCGCCTCAATGGCTTTTTTGCCTCGCTCGTAAGCAACGGCGTGCCGCTTCAATACCAGTTTCTGGAGGAGATAAAAGACAAAAGCGGTGCCGCCCAAACACAAAGCCGCGACGAAATACGCAACCGCATGCTGCCTTACAACGATACGCTGCTGGGATGGGCTTATTCCGAAATGGCCATGCAATGCATCTTCCACAATACACCCATTGTCTGGCTCTACCTTCCTGCCACCGCCGATGAAGTAAACATTGCCGAACGAAACCGTATGCAGCAACAAGCCCAAAACCTCGGCTTCATTACCGTTGTGCTCCAAAATCCCTACGGCAACACGCCCCGCGAAGCCCTGCAGATCGGCAACGGCGATACGCACCCCAATGCCAAAGGCCACCAGCTTATTGCCCGGGCTGTTTATGCGAAAATTAGCGGGAATAACATTCCGGGTATTCCGCTTTATTCTACTTCAGGGCAATTTGTACCAGCCCCAGGCAATCAATACCTATCTAAATGA
- a CDS encoding HlyC/CorC family transporter, giving the protein MSPDPLPASAENFQILLQVVHSTEISTPQVLLIILLILLNAFFVAAEFAIVKVRSSQVDLKINQGSARARITRNILDNMDAYLSASQLGITVASLVLGWVGEPVFTALMLKLLDVMHIHLDHAIVQKIAIVAGIALITILHMVLGEQVPKTFGIRHPLETSLLLSYPLRLFYVVFRPFIWLINGITRITLRLFGLRASGEHDDVHSEEELRMLLTESEEGGAIKQSEHELIQNVFEFDDRVVRSILVPRTKMAAIDLDSTPQEILDQVIEDGYSRLPVYRDSLDNISGILYTKDLLRLVKNGTLTREAIESVIRPAHFIPQTKQVNALLREFQTLHIQIAIVTNEFGGIAGMVTMEDIIEELVGEIQDEYDEEKPPVEKKSDTEFIVSAMVTLSDVNEVLPVALPESPHYESVSGLLNYIFGRIPAVNEIKEFGGYRFTVLKRFRHSVESVKMEVLDPGYNPDDENE; this is encoded by the coding sequence ATGAGTCCCGATCCTCTCCCTGCTTCGGCAGAGAATTTTCAGATTTTACTTCAGGTTGTTCATTCTACTGAAATTTCCACACCACAGGTTCTGCTTATTATTCTGCTTATTCTGCTCAACGCTTTTTTTGTAGCAGCCGAGTTTGCCATTGTAAAAGTCCGCTCTTCGCAGGTTGATTTAAAAATCAATCAGGGCAGCGCCCGTGCCCGGATTACGCGCAATATTCTCGACAATATGGATGCCTACCTCTCGGCTTCGCAGCTGGGCATTACGGTAGCCAGTCTGGTTTTAGGCTGGGTGGGCGAACCCGTGTTTACAGCGTTAATGCTCAAACTGCTGGATGTAATGCACATCCATCTCGACCATGCCATTGTACAGAAAATAGCCATTGTGGCGGGCATTGCGCTTATTACCATTTTGCACATGGTGCTTGGCGAGCAGGTACCCAAAACCTTTGGCATCCGCCACCCGCTCGAAACCTCGCTCCTGCTCTCCTATCCGCTGCGCCTGTTTTACGTGGTGTTCCGCCCGTTTATCTGGCTTATCAACGGCATTACACGTATCACACTGCGCCTGTTTGGCCTGCGCGCTTCGGGTGAGCATGATGATGTACACTCGGAAGAAGAGCTGCGCATGCTGCTTACCGAAAGCGAAGAAGGCGGCGCCATCAAACAATCGGAACACGAACTGATTCAGAACGTGTTTGAGTTCGACGACCGCGTGGTACGCAGTATTCTGGTGCCGCGTACCAAAATGGCCGCCATTGACCTCGACAGCACACCGCAGGAAATACTCGATCAGGTAATTGAAGACGGCTACTCACGCCTGCCTGTGTACCGCGATTCACTCGACAATATTTCAGGCATTCTTTACACCAAAGACCTGCTGCGGCTGGTGAAAAATGGCACCCTTACCCGCGAAGCCATTGAAAGTGTAATCCGCCCCGCCCACTTCATTCCGCAAACAAAACAGGTAAACGCCCTGCTGCGCGAGTTTCAAACCCTCCATATCCAAATTGCCATCGTAACCAACGAGTTTGGCGGCATTGCCGGTATGGTTACCATGGAAGATATTATTGAAGAACTGGTAGGCGAAATTCAGGATGAATACGATGAGGAAAAGCCTCCGGTAGAGAAAAAATCAGACACCGAATTTATAGTAAGCGCAATGGTTACGCTTTCAGACGTAAACGAAGTGCTGCCCGTGGCGCTGCCCGAAAGTCCGCATTACGAAAGCGTTTCGGGGTTACTTAATTATATTTTCGGACGTATTCCGGCTGTTAACGAAATCAAGGAATTTGGCGGTTACCGTTTTACCGTACTTAAGCGTTTCCGGCACAGTGTGGAAAGTGTGAAAATGGAAGTGCTTGACCCGGGTTATAATCCGGATGATGAAAACGAATAA